In Vespa crabro chromosome 5, iyVesCrab1.2, whole genome shotgun sequence, a single window of DNA contains:
- the LOC124424232 gene encoding tyrosine-protein kinase Drl isoform X3 yields the protein MELDYDVVRVAGAASGMMALLSPRVNVSAKGEVPVVLQVFRIRLPCSGLVSAEIPLALRLNVTAPPGTKYNDTILVFKRNKICLKGVETPPRNESVRLEPGPLVNGAGALYVAATCACALILVVGSVASALYIRNSKARVQESQKTLPCCSYSAADTDGLARSSVLVRVDPRPGSANSGSYATIADLEPLYARPCGSRASYYAASHVTHLSQSTDPCEKARALSVPRSALYCRNLVQEGTFGRVYRGTLDMGGREQEVIIKTVTEVASAYQASLLVVEGSQLAGLVHANIASLAAACLDSSCPLLAYTSTQGELNLKLYLTDGSHHPVTRDLVNVGAQVARAGAFLHGRGLLHRDIAARNCLIEPNSLRVRLADAALARDLFPQDYHCLGDNENRPIRWMALESLQHNQYSTATDVWSFGVFLWELATLGQQPYVEVDPFEMMVCLRDGYRLAQPRPCPDELFAVMAVCWLGLSRDRPTMPQLLAYLQDFHDALGGFI from the exons ATGGAGTTGGATTACGATGTAGTGAGAGTGGCGGGTGCAGCTTCAGGCATGATGGCTTTACTGTCTCCGAGGGTGAACGTGTCGGCCAAAGGCGAGGTCCCCGTCGTCCTGCAAGTCTTCAGGATCAGACTGCCTTGTTCCGGTCTCGTTAGCGCCGAAATTCCTTTGGCCCTCAGGCTGAACGTCACCGCACCTCCTGGGACCAAGTATAACGACACCATACTGGTTTTCAAGAGGAACAAAATCTGCTTGAAGG gagtCGAAACACCCCCTCGTAACGAGTCGGTACGTTTGGAGCCTGGTCCTTTGGTGAATGGTGCTGGTGCGCTCTATGTTGCTGCCACTTGTGCCTGTGCTTTGATACTAGTCGTTGGCAGTGTCGCCAGTGCTTTGTACATTCGCAATAGCAAGGCACGAGTTCAGGAATCTCA GAAAACTCTTCCTTGCTGCAGCTATTCGGCAGCTGACACTGACGGACTTGCCAGAAGTTCGGTACTGGTCAGAGTCGACCCACGACCCGGAAGCGCGAATTCCGGAAGTTACGCGACCATCGCCGACCTGGAACCGCTTTATGCGAGACCTTGTGGATCTAGAGCAAGTTACTATGCTGCCAGTCATGTCACGCATCTCAGTCAg TCAACTGACCCCTGTGAAAAGGCAAGAGCGCTTTCAGTACCTAGATCGGCACTTTACTGTCGTAATCTCGTACAGGAGGGAACCTTCGGACGTGTATACAGAGGAACTTTGGATATGGGTGGTCGAGAGCAAGAAGTTATCATCAAAACGGTGACAG AGGTAGCATCTGCTTATCAGGCATCGTTGCTCGTTGTGGAGGGTTCGCAATTAGCCGGTTTGGTACATGCAAATATAGCCTCCTTGGCAGCAGCTTGCCTTGACAGTTCTTGCCCATTGTTAGCGTACACAAGTACGCAGGGAGAATTAAATCTGAAACTCTACCTTACCGATGGGAGTCACCATCCCGTGACCAGGGATCTGGTGAACGTTGGTGCTCAGGTTGCCAGAGCCGGAGCTTTTCTGCATGGTCGCGGACTCTTACATAG gGATATTGCTGCCAGAAATTGTCTGATAGAACCTAACAGCCTTCGTGTTAGATTAGCCGATGCTGCCTTGGCTCGAGATCTCTTTCCTCAGGATTATCATTGTCTTGGGGACAATGAAAATAGACCGATACGTTGGATGGCTTTGGAAAGTCTTCAACACAATCAATATAGCACTGCGACGGACGTG TGGTCCTTCGGCGTATTCCTCTGGGAATTAGCAACATTGGGTCAACAACCATACGTTGAAGTTGATCCATTCGAAATGATGGTCTGTCTTCGAGATGGATATCGATTGGCACAACCAAGACCTTGTCCCGATGAGCTCTTCGCCGTTATGGCCGTCTGTTGGCTTGGCCTTTCGAGGGATCGACCAACGATGCCACAACTTCTCGCCTACTTGCAGGACTTTCACGACGCTCTCGGTGGTTTCATATAA